The Streptomyces sp. HSG2 genome has a segment encoding these proteins:
- a CDS encoding serine hydrolase, which translates to MARHRAPARSHARSTLAATLTVVLIIVAAAVVATRRAWPEEARVGTEETVGRSQPASATPTPSGPTPDERLAEALSSVTSDAPGRVAVSAVDVETGEGAAVGDEVVFATASIVKVDILAALLLRAQDDGRSLTPQEEQWAQDMIRSSDNAAASALWDVIGGAEGLTAANERFGLTRTTAGAEGLWGLTETTVEDRLLLLRVVLTDSSELNASSRAYARELMGTVVDGQDWGVSAACDEAGEALLKNGWLPRTETGLWVVNSFGLVERDGRRLLVAVLSDGQPDQEVGIDLVETVAERAASVVVAL; encoded by the coding sequence ATGGCACGGCATCGAGCACCGGCACGCTCCCACGCGCGCAGTACCCTGGCCGCGACCCTCACCGTGGTTCTGATCATCGTCGCGGCGGCGGTCGTGGCCACGCGCCGGGCGTGGCCGGAGGAGGCACGGGTGGGCACGGAGGAGACGGTCGGCCGCAGCCAACCGGCCTCGGCGACCCCCACGCCCTCCGGCCCCACCCCGGACGAGCGGTTGGCCGAGGCGCTCTCGTCGGTGACCTCGGACGCCCCGGGTCGTGTGGCGGTGTCGGCCGTGGACGTCGAGACGGGTGAGGGCGCCGCTGTCGGCGACGAGGTGGTGTTCGCGACCGCGAGCATCGTCAAGGTGGACATTCTGGCGGCGTTGTTGTTGCGGGCCCAGGACGACGGGCGGTCTCTGACGCCGCAGGAGGAACAGTGGGCCCAGGACATGATCCGCTCCAGCGACAACGCGGCGGCGAGCGCGCTGTGGGACGTGATCGGCGGCGCCGAGGGGCTGACGGCGGCGAACGAGCGGTTCGGGCTCACCCGGACCACGGCCGGTGCCGAGGGGTTGTGGGGACTGACCGAGACCACCGTCGAGGATCGTCTGCTCCTGCTGCGGGTCGTCCTGACCGACTCGTCCGAGCTGAACGCGTCCTCGCGTGCCTACGCGCGGGAGCTGATGGGCACCGTGGTGGACGGGCAGGACTGGGGGGTCTCGGCTGCCTGCGACGAGGCGGGCGAGGCGCTGCTGAAGAACGGCTGGCTGCCTAGGACCGAGACGGGACTCTGGGTCGTCAACAGCTTCGGCCTGGTGGAGCGGGACGGCCGTCGGTTGCTCGTGGCCGTCCTCAGCGACGGACAACCCGACCAGGAGGTCGGCATCGACCTCGTCGAGACCGTCGCCGAGCGGGCGGCTTCCGTGGTCGTGGCGCTCTGA
- a CDS encoding acyl-CoA synthetase, whose product MTVGFWAQATEDPGRVVLVAPDGTEVTAGRLHAEANRLVGGLRAAGVRRGDAFAVILPNGVEFLTAHLAATQAGLYLVPINHHLVGAEVAWILADSGAGLLVAHARYADTAREAADAAGLPPARRHLVGGEAEGFRPYGDLGAGRSDAPPPDRTLGWVMNYTSGTTGRPRGVRRPLPGAVPEDTHLGGFLGIFGIRPHEDNVHLVCSPLYHTAVLQFAAASLHLGHRVVVMDKWTPRETLRLVERYRCTHTHMVPTQFHRLLALPDEVKERHDLSSMRHAVHGAAPCPEHVKRAMIDWWGPCVEEYYAASEGGGTFATARDWLRKPGTVGRAWPISEIAVLDDEGEPLPPGRVGTVYMRMTTGGFAYHKDAEKTRDGRVGDYFTVGDLGYLDEEGYLFLRDRKIDLIISGGVNVYPAEIEAVLLAHPAVADAAVVGAPDEDRGEEVRAFVEPEEGHAADPALAEDILRHCAARLAGYKRPRAVEFVARLPRDPNGKLYKRRLRERFRPG is encoded by the coding sequence GTGACGGTGGGATTCTGGGCTCAGGCGACCGAGGACCCGGGGCGTGTCGTACTCGTCGCGCCCGACGGCACCGAGGTGACGGCCGGTCGCCTGCACGCGGAGGCCAACCGTCTGGTGGGCGGCCTGCGGGCCGCCGGAGTGCGTCGCGGCGACGCCTTCGCAGTGATCCTGCCCAACGGGGTCGAGTTCCTCACCGCGCACCTGGCCGCCACCCAGGCCGGGCTGTATCTCGTCCCGATCAACCACCACCTCGTGGGCGCGGAGGTCGCCTGGATCCTGGCCGACTCCGGAGCCGGGCTCCTCGTCGCCCACGCGCGGTACGCCGACACCGCGCGGGAGGCGGCCGACGCCGCGGGGCTTCCCCCGGCGCGCCGCCACCTCGTCGGCGGCGAGGCCGAGGGGTTTCGCCCCTACGGCGACCTGGGGGCCGGGCGGTCCGACGCCCCGCCGCCGGACCGCACCCTGGGTTGGGTGATGAACTACACCTCCGGGACCACCGGCCGTCCCCGAGGCGTCCGCCGCCCGCTGCCGGGCGCGGTGCCCGAGGACACCCACCTGGGGGGATTCCTCGGCATCTTCGGCATCCGCCCCCACGAGGACAACGTCCACCTCGTCTGCTCGCCGCTCTACCACACGGCGGTGCTGCAGTTCGCCGCGGCCTCGCTGCACCTGGGGCACCGTGTGGTGGTGATGGACAAGTGGACCCCGCGGGAGACGCTCCGTCTCGTGGAGCGGTACCGCTGCACCCACACCCACATGGTCCCCACCCAGTTCCACCGCCTCCTGGCTCTGCCCGACGAGGTCAAGGAACGTCACGACCTGTCCTCCATGCGGCACGCCGTCCACGGCGCCGCCCCCTGCCCGGAACACGTGAAACGGGCTATGATCGACTGGTGGGGTCCGTGTGTGGAGGAGTACTACGCCGCCAGCGAGGGCGGCGGGACCTTCGCCACGGCGCGCGACTGGCTGAGGAAGCCCGGCACCGTGGGGCGGGCCTGGCCGATCAGCGAGATCGCCGTCCTCGACGACGAGGGCGAGCCGCTCCCCCCGGGACGCGTGGGCACCGTTTACATGAGGATGACCACCGGCGGTTTCGCCTACCACAAGGACGCGGAGAAGACCCGCGACGGCCGGGTCGGCGACTACTTCACGGTCGGCGACCTCGGGTACCTCGACGAGGAGGGGTACCTCTTCCTGCGTGACCGCAAGATCGATCTGATCATCTCGGGCGGGGTCAACGTCTACCCGGCCGAGATCGAGGCCGTGTTGCTCGCGCATCCGGCCGTCGCCGACGCCGCCGTCGTCGGCGCCCCCGACGAGGATCGGGGAGAGGAGGTCCGAGCCTTCGTGGAACCCGAGGAGGGACACGCGGCCGACCCGGCACTGGCCGAGGACATCCTCCGGCACTGCGCCGCCCGCCTCGCCGGCTACAAGAGGCCCCGAGCGGTCGAGTTCGTGGCGCGGCTGCCCCGCGACCCCAACGGCAAGCTGTACAAGCGCCGGTTGCGCGAGCGCTTCCGCCCGGGGTGA
- a CDS encoding nitronate monooxygenase translates to MQTELSDTLGIRHAVLGFTPFPAVAAAISRAGGLGVLGAVRYTRQDELRRALDWIDAHTGGAPYGLDVVMPAARVEGVTEAEVEAMIPERHRRFVEDLLARHDVPEAPPGQAPGWRITGWMEHVARGHVDVAFDYPVRLLANALGAPPPDVVSRAHERGVRVAALAGSARHARKHRDAGIDIVVAQGYEAGGHTGEIASMVLTPEVVEAVAPLPVLTAGGVGGGEQIAAALALGAQGVWLGSLWLTTTEATLGSPALTRKLLAAGSGDTVRSRALTGKPARQLRTAWTEAWDDPGGPGTLPMPLQGLLVADAVSRVQRYEVDALLGTPVGQIVGRMTEERSVRAVFDDLTRGFERAVARVDRAAGRGEPS, encoded by the coding sequence ATGCAGACGGAACTGAGCGACACACTCGGAATCCGGCACGCCGTCCTCGGGTTCACGCCCTTCCCGGCCGTCGCCGCCGCCATCAGCCGCGCGGGTGGCCTCGGAGTGCTCGGTGCGGTCCGCTACACCCGTCAGGACGAGCTCCGACGCGCCCTGGACTGGATCGACGCGCACACCGGGGGTGCCCCCTACGGACTGGACGTCGTGATGCCGGCCGCCCGCGTCGAGGGGGTGACCGAGGCGGAGGTGGAAGCCATGATCCCGGAGCGGCATCGGCGCTTCGTCGAGGACCTGTTGGCCCGCCACGACGTGCCCGAGGCACCCCCGGGTCAGGCCCCCGGGTGGCGGATCACCGGCTGGATGGAGCACGTGGCCCGGGGCCACGTGGACGTCGCCTTCGACTACCCCGTCCGCCTCCTCGCCAACGCCCTGGGAGCCCCGCCCCCGGACGTCGTCTCCCGCGCCCACGAGCGCGGCGTGCGCGTCGCGGCACTCGCCGGGAGCGCCCGGCACGCCCGCAAGCACCGCGACGCGGGCATCGACATCGTGGTCGCCCAAGGCTACGAGGCGGGCGGACACACCGGCGAGATCGCCTCCATGGTGCTCACCCCGGAGGTGGTCGAGGCGGTCGCCCCGCTGCCCGTCCTCACCGCCGGCGGAGTCGGCGGGGGCGAACAGATCGCCGCCGCCCTGGCGCTGGGCGCCCAAGGGGTGTGGCTCGGTTCGCTGTGGCTCACGACAACGGAGGCCACCCTCGGTTCGCCCGCACTCACTCGCAAGCTCCTCGCGGCGGGCTCCGGGGACACCGTCCGCTCCCGCGCGCTCACCGGCAAACCGGCTCGCCAGCTACGGACCGCGTGGACCGAGGCGTGGGACGACCCGGGTGGGCCCGGCACGCTGCCGATGCCCCTGCAGGGGCTGCTCGTCGCCGACGCCGTCTCACGCGTCCAGCGATACGAGGTCGACGCCCTGCTTGGCACGCCCGTCGGGCAGATCGTCGGTCGCATGACCGAGGAGCGGAGCGTCCGGGCCGTCTTCGACGACCTCACCCGGGGCTTCGAGCGGGCGGTGGCACGCGTCGACCGCGCGGCGGGAAGGGGTGAGCCCTCGTGA
- a CDS encoding serine hydrolase domain-containing protein, giving the protein MADDAARGPSRRNLGALALGGALCLAPLTALPAAADPGPPRRTTLRYGSARRAGLLDTRLRELVAAAVSFLGPSPEHPWYAGAVLLAGRGGTVALHRPIGMAVRYRAYDEKTDSGIEFPPGERIPTARDTVFDLASLTKLFTSLLAVQQIERGRLRLTSPVAAYLPEFARGGKSDVTVLHLLTHTSGLRPWIPLYSAPTREKRIGMVLDEEPTDPPGAVYRYSDLNLVALQLVLERTTGRGLDVLLREGITGPLGMGTTRYNPPASWRPRIAATEDARGPWSGLERGLVWGEVHDENAFSLGGVAGHAGIFSCARDLAVLCRTLLNGGSYGRARILAPASVAQLFTDFTTEFPGHGHGLGFELYQHWYMGAMATPRTAGHTGFTGTSLVLDPTTDTFLVVLGNSVHPVRSWRSGSAPRVAAADRLARAVAVRPPGGGAAWFSGMAGPATLALPPLDTSGGGATLRCALWWDTEPDFDFVLVESSSDGGTSWRAVPFTTERPGSAPREHPDGTAGGYAGRVWHRLAARLPSASGLALRWRYVTDRRLHGRGVYVDAVRVDTSGRTLFDETRPADAARVTAAGWVRSID; this is encoded by the coding sequence ATGGCGGACGACGCGGCGCGTGGGCCCAGTCGCCGGAACCTGGGGGCGCTGGCGCTGGGCGGTGCCCTCTGCCTCGCCCCCCTCACGGCTCTCCCGGCCGCGGCCGATCCCGGTCCGCCACGCCGGACGACACTCCGCTACGGCTCGGCCCGCCGCGCCGGTCTGCTCGACACGCGGTTGCGGGAACTGGTCGCCGCGGCGGTCTCGTTCCTGGGCCCCTCCCCCGAACATCCCTGGTACGCCGGGGCCGTCCTGCTCGCCGGCCGCGGCGGCACCGTGGCGTTGCACCGGCCGATCGGGATGGCGGTGCGCTATCGGGCGTACGACGAGAAGACCGACAGCGGGATCGAGTTCCCGCCCGGAGAGCGGATCCCGACCGCCCGGGACACCGTGTTCGACCTGGCGTCGCTCACCAAGCTCTTCACCTCGCTCCTGGCGGTGCAGCAGATCGAACGGGGTCGGCTCCGGCTCACGTCGCCGGTAGCCGCGTACCTCCCGGAGTTCGCCCGGGGGGGCAAGTCGGACGTCACCGTCCTCCATCTGCTGACCCACACCTCCGGGCTGCGCCCCTGGATCCCGCTGTACTCGGCCCCCACTCGCGAGAAGCGGATCGGGATGGTCCTCGACGAGGAGCCGACCGACCCCCCGGGCGCCGTCTACCGGTACTCCGACCTCAATCTCGTCGCGCTCCAACTGGTGCTGGAGCGCACGACCGGGCGAGGACTGGACGTTCTGCTGCGCGAGGGGATCACCGGCCCCCTCGGCATGGGGACGACGCGCTACAATCCGCCGGCCTCCTGGCGGCCGAGGATCGCCGCGACGGAGGACGCCCGCGGCCCCTGGTCCGGACTGGAACGCGGACTGGTCTGGGGCGAGGTCCACGACGAGAACGCCTTCTCCCTGGGCGGAGTGGCGGGCCACGCCGGGATCTTCTCCTGCGCCCGGGACCTGGCCGTGCTCTGTCGGACACTGCTCAACGGCGGATCCTACGGCCGCGCCCGCATCCTCGCTCCCGCCTCGGTGGCACAGCTGTTCACCGACTTCACCACGGAGTTCCCCGGGCACGGCCACGGCCTCGGCTTCGAGCTCTACCAGCACTGGTACATGGGGGCGATGGCCACCCCTCGCACCGCCGGGCACACCGGGTTCACCGGCACCTCGCTGGTCCTGGACCCGACCACCGACACCTTCCTGGTAGTGCTGGGCAACTCGGTCCACCCGGTCCGCTCCTGGCGTTCCGGGTCCGCGCCGCGAGTGGCCGCCGCCGACCGGCTGGCCCGCGCCGTCGCCGTGCGCCCGCCGGGGGGAGGGGCCGCCTGGTTCTCCGGGATGGCCGGCCCGGCGACGCTGGCCCTGCCCCCGCTGGACACCTCCGGGGGCGGGGCCACCCTGCGGTGCGCCCTGTGGTGGGACACCGAACCGGACTTCGACTTCGTCCTGGTGGAGTCGAGCTCCGACGGCGGAACGTCGTGGCGGGCGGTGCCGTTCACGACCGAGCGCCCGGGGTCGGCGCCCCGGGAACACCCCGACGGTACGGCCGGCGGGTACGCCGGCCGGGTGTGGCACCGGCTCGCCGCTCGGCTCCCCTCGGCCTCCGGTCTGGCCCTGAGGTGGAGGTACGTCACCGACCGGCGGCTCCACGGGCGCGGTGTCTACGTGGACGCCGTCCGGGTGGACACCTCCGGGCGCACGCTCTTCGACGAGACCCGGCCGGCGGACGCCGCCCGCGTCACGGCGGCCGGTTGGGTCCGCTCGATCGACTGA
- a CDS encoding NAD(P)/FAD-dependent oxidoreductase has product MAEDPGTRGYDVVIVGGGHNGLVAAAYLARAGRAVLVLERSGRTGGAAVSTRPFAGVDARLSRYAYLVSLLPDKIVRDLSLDFRVRPRAVSSYTPVVRRGRPTGLLVGGGEARTRESFALLTGSDREYAAWRGFHARTGRLAERVFPTLTEPLRSRAELRRRVDDETAWRAFFEEPLGAAIEEHFDDDLVRGVVLTDALIGTFADAHDPSLRQNRCFLYHVIGGGTGAWQVPVGGMGALTDALAEAARSAGAVIATGHEVVRVDTDGRTAEVAYRTADADGVVAAEHVLVNASPRELAALTGRPAPEPAEGAQLKVNMLLTRLPRPRDHSVAPHEAFAGTLHVAEGYAQLAEAHARASAGEPPTRPPSELYCHSLTDPSVIGPDPALRGHHTLTLFGLHTPARLFVSDNDAVREDLLRATLAQLDAHLAEPLADCLATDALGRPCVEARTPLDLERDLGLPGGHIFHRDLSWPYAEPGMGRWGVETDDPNVLLCGAGAVRGGGVSGVPGHNAAMAVLERTGS; this is encoded by the coding sequence ATGGCCGAGGACCCGGGCACCCGTGGCTATGACGTCGTGATCGTCGGTGGCGGTCACAACGGCCTGGTGGCAGCCGCCTACCTGGCCCGCGCGGGGCGGGCCGTGCTGGTGCTGGAGCGCTCGGGGCGGACCGGCGGCGCCGCCGTCTCGACCCGCCCCTTCGCCGGTGTGGACGCGCGCCTGTCGCGATACGCCTACCTGGTGAGTCTGTTGCCGGACAAGATCGTACGGGACCTCTCCCTCGACTTCCGGGTGAGGCCGCGAGCCGTCTCCTCCTACACCCCGGTCGTGCGGCGGGGCCGTCCCACCGGCCTGCTGGTCGGCGGAGGCGAGGCGCGGACCCGCGAGTCCTTCGCCCTCCTGACCGGCTCCGACCGCGAGTACGCGGCCTGGCGAGGGTTCCACGCCCGCACCGGGAGGCTCGCGGAGCGGGTCTTCCCGACCCTGACCGAGCCGCTTCGCTCCCGGGCGGAGCTTCGGCGGCGCGTCGACGACGAGACGGCGTGGCGGGCCTTCTTCGAGGAGCCGCTCGGAGCCGCGATCGAGGAGCACTTCGACGACGACCTCGTCCGGGGCGTCGTCCTCACCGACGCGTTGATCGGCACCTTCGCCGACGCCCACGACCCGTCGCTCCGGCAGAACCGGTGCTTCCTCTACCACGTCATCGGCGGCGGCACCGGCGCCTGGCAGGTGCCGGTCGGGGGCATGGGCGCGCTCACCGACGCGTTGGCCGAGGCGGCCCGCTCCGCGGGGGCCGTGATCGCCACCGGCCACGAGGTGGTGCGGGTGGACACCGACGGCCGGACCGCGGAGGTGGCCTACCGCACGGCGGACGCCGACGGGGTCGTGGCGGCGGAACACGTCCTGGTGAACGCTTCGCCCCGGGAGCTGGCCGCGCTGACCGGCCGCCCCGCGCCCGAACCCGCCGAGGGCGCGCAGCTGAAGGTGAACATGCTCCTCACCCGGCTCCCTCGGCCGCGCGACCACTCCGTCGCCCCACACGAGGCCTTCGCCGGAACCCTCCATGTCGCCGAGGGATACGCGCAACTGGCCGAGGCCCACGCCCGGGCGTCGGCGGGCGAGCCGCCGACGCGACCGCCCTCGGAGCTCTACTGTCACTCGCTCACCGATCCGAGCGTGATCGGTCCCGACCCCGCCCTGCGGGGCCACCACACCCTGACTCTGTTCGGCCTCCACACGCCCGCCCGACTGTTCGTCTCTGACAACGACGCCGTGCGCGAAGACCTGTTGCGGGCGACCCTCGCCCAACTCGACGCCCACTTGGCCGAACCGCTGGCGGACTGTCTGGCCACGGACGCGCTGGGCCGTCCCTGCGTCGAGGCCCGTACCCCCCTTGATCTGGAGCGCGATCTGGGGTTGCCCGGTGGTCACATCTTCCACCGAGACCTGTCCTGGCCCTACGCGGAGCCCGGCATGGGACGCTGGGGTGTGGAGACCGACGACCCCAACGTGCTGTTGTGCGGCGCGGGAGCGGTCCGCGGCGGCGGGGTCAGCGGGGTGCCGGGACACAACGCGGCGATGGCCGTCCTCGAACGCACCGGGAGTTGA
- a CDS encoding thiamine pyrophosphate-binding protein, which translates to MDGATCVVDALAAEGVDRLFMVPGGLNDPFMPPMTGTRGVRTLVAAHEGGAAYMADGYARASGRLGVAFGIGGPGVTNMVTALAAAKADRSPLLVVSGEVATGTEGRGTFQDASGAALDDISVLRPVTARSLGVNAPENLRPHLRAAVLTALRERAPVHLSLPLDVQRSRQSGAWTPLPEAAYRPRVIDRAAADAALSVFSSDTTGTPVANVVFLAGPGVGHSGAEAALIAAAERFEIPIATTLGGKGLVPEDHPLALGVFGYGGSRWATEAILDPAVAVLIVVGSGLTQRDTLNWDPKMLPSSELIHVESDPALIGRTWPSSRPVTAGPAVFLDRLARVDGPTAVGLEAGRGERRAFLREVRARGPRTYGTADTGSDAEPMHPARLLTEARAASPRGTVLAVDSGAHRAWCSQYWPSHGGGDYVSLTNLAPMGGAIPLGIGAKIARPERPLVVATGDGCMLMHGMELHTAARYGVPLVVLVFDNHAYGNIWYRAERMGAGPEELTDIPGLSWPEFARSMGASGVAVTTPGEVGEAVAHGLTLDGPFLISARIDKRFPTPVAPWREAVAEWEDSH; encoded by the coding sequence ATGGACGGAGCCACCTGCGTCGTGGACGCCCTCGCGGCCGAGGGAGTCGATCGTCTCTTCATGGTCCCCGGGGGCTTGAACGATCCGTTCATGCCACCGATGACCGGGACCCGGGGTGTCCGCACCCTCGTCGCCGCCCACGAGGGTGGAGCGGCGTACATGGCCGACGGCTACGCCCGGGCGTCCGGGCGGCTCGGAGTCGCCTTCGGCATCGGTGGGCCGGGGGTCACCAACATGGTCACGGCACTCGCGGCGGCCAAGGCCGACCGATCCCCGCTCCTCGTCGTCAGCGGCGAGGTCGCGACCGGGACCGAGGGGCGTGGCACCTTCCAGGACGCCAGCGGGGCCGCCTTGGACGACATCTCCGTGCTGCGCCCGGTGACGGCGCGCAGCCTGGGTGTGAACGCCCCGGAGAACCTCCGCCCCCACCTTCGGGCCGCGGTGCTCACCGCCTTGCGCGAACGGGCCCCGGTGCACCTGTCGCTTCCGCTGGACGTGCAGCGGAGCCGCCAGTCGGGGGCGTGGACGCCGCTTCCCGAGGCCGCGTACCGGCCGCGGGTGATCGACCGGGCGGCCGCGGACGCCGCTCTCTCGGTGTTCTCGTCGGACACCACCGGTACCCCCGTCGCGAACGTGGTCTTCCTCGCGGGTCCGGGGGTGGGCCACTCGGGCGCGGAGGCGGCGTTGATCGCCGCGGCGGAGCGCTTCGAGATCCCGATCGCGACCACCCTCGGCGGGAAGGGACTGGTTCCGGAAGACCATCCGCTCGCGCTGGGGGTCTTCGGCTACGGCGGCTCTCGCTGGGCGACGGAGGCGATCCTCGATCCCGCGGTCGCGGTCCTGATCGTCGTCGGTTCGGGGCTGACCCAGCGGGACACCCTGAACTGGGACCCGAAGATGCTGCCGTCGTCCGAGCTCATCCACGTCGAGTCCGATCCGGCCCTCATCGGGCGCACCTGGCCGTCGAGTCGTCCGGTGACCGCCGGCCCGGCGGTCTTCCTCGATCGGCTGGCCCGCGTCGATGGGCCGACCGCCGTCGGGCTGGAGGCGGGGCGCGGCGAACGCAGGGCCTTCCTGCGTGAGGTGCGTGCCCGCGGACCCCGGACCTACGGGACCGCGGACACCGGCAGCGACGCCGAGCCGATGCACCCGGCCCGCCTCCTGACGGAGGCCCGCGCCGCCAGCCCCCGGGGCACCGTCCTCGCCGTGGACTCCGGCGCGCACCGCGCCTGGTGCTCGCAGTACTGGCCCAGCCATGGCGGCGGCGACTACGTGTCGCTGACGAACCTGGCCCCGATGGGCGGGGCCATCCCCCTGGGGATCGGCGCGAAGATCGCGCGTCCCGAGCGTCCGCTGGTCGTCGCCACGGGTGACGGCTGCATGTTGATGCACGGGATGGAGTTGCACACGGCGGCCCGCTACGGTGTCCCCCTCGTGGTGCTCGTCTTCGACAACCACGCCTACGGGAACATCTGGTACCGGGCCGAGCGGATGGGTGCCGGTCCGGAGGAGCTGACCGACATCCCGGGCCTGTCGTGGCCGGAGTTCGCCCGCTCGATGGGCGCCTCGGGGGTCGCCGTCACCACGCCCGGGGAGGTGGGCGAAGCGGTGGCCCACGGCCTGACGCTGGACGGCCCGTTCCTGATCTCGGCCCGGATCGACAAGCGGTTCCCCACGCCCGTCGCCCCGTGGCGCGAGGCCGTGGCGGAATGGGAGGACAGCCACTGA
- a CDS encoding carboxymuconolactone decarboxylase family protein produces MAVLPDPVPHASAEVRAEMARMAGVRGHADGRTRLAEVYVAMFNNPPVARAVGGLGELLRFGGVLPDDLRETAILRLSARRRSDYEWAHHVRPARQAGLTPAQIEALADAGVPPGLGPRRRRVVETVDHVVEDREIPEDLQSALVEDIGVAGVVEVVALCGVYALMGYMTTAFAVAVEPGLPTPPWRAGESSA; encoded by the coding sequence ATGGCCGTGCTCCCCGACCCCGTTCCGCACGCCTCCGCCGAGGTCCGGGCCGAGATGGCACGGATGGCCGGCGTGCGCGGCCACGCGGACGGCCGCACCCGGCTCGCCGAGGTCTACGTGGCGATGTTCAACAATCCCCCGGTCGCCCGGGCCGTCGGCGGGCTCGGGGAGCTGCTGCGGTTCGGCGGCGTACTGCCGGACGACCTCCGCGAGACGGCGATCCTGCGCCTGTCCGCGCGGCGTCGTTCGGACTACGAGTGGGCGCACCATGTGCGCCCCGCCCGCCAGGCGGGTCTGACTCCGGCCCAGATCGAGGCGCTCGCCGACGCGGGCGTGCCGCCGGGGCTGGGTCCGCGACGGCGCCGGGTCGTCGAGACGGTCGACCACGTGGTGGAGGACCGGGAGATCCCGGAGGACCTCCAGTCGGCGCTGGTCGAGGACATCGGGGTCGCGGGGGTCGTGGAGGTCGTCGCCCTCTGCGGGGTCTACGCGCTCATGGGCTACATGACGACCGCCTTCGCCGTGGCGGTCGAGCCCGGTCTCCCGACACCTCCCTGGCGGGCGGGGGAATCGTCCGCCTGA
- a CDS encoding DHA2 family efflux MFS transporter permease subunit: MSTTEQSDAEPNGSAASPATPGPPLAPGSSTHPETGSPSAPPESGAGPVAGAEAERPEPSPTGPAPPDEDGAPSATGEPETSPPPPAPNRLTFAVAITGNFLALLDTTIVNVSLHDTAAHLGSISQVQWVVTTYLIALAALMPATGWLATRFGVKRVFAAATGLFMLGSVACALSQGLPELIAARAVSGAAAGVLVPASTILLTRGVPRERLGRVQSLNGSVMLISPLLGPTIGGLLVQAGGWRAVYAVSVPICLALLIVTLRRVADDPRRAGRAKPLDVVGLLSSATFTVSTVLAVHAFAGIAWSLRPNLLVPLALAAVSGVVFVVRELRAPFPLLDVRLFAHHVYRTAAVNIFCLGFVLYSPMMLIPLYFQAARGETPVTTGLLMSAGGIGVVTASWLCRVLMRRIGGGGTVIVGVVLTMVATVPLTGLTSTTPYLLLCVSLAVRGLGTGLTIVPAMTRAFQSIRAESIPDASSQLNLIQRIGGSVALAVGTVVLTRAAQRFDGLTPDAFAYSFGWLLAIYGFTLIPALALLVADRREARRTAAG, from the coding sequence ATGTCGACGACCGAACAGAGCGACGCCGAGCCCAACGGCTCGGCCGCGTCCCCCGCGACCCCCGGTCCCCCCCTCGCGCCCGGCTCCTCCACCCACCCCGAGACCGGCTCCCCCTCGGCGCCCCCCGAGTCCGGTGCCGGTCCGGTGGCGGGTGCGGAAGCAGAGCGACCGGAGCCGTCGCCGACCGGGCCCGCCCCGCCCGACGAGGACGGCGCCCCCTCGGCTACGGGAGAACCCGAGACGTCCCCGCCGCCGCCCGCCCCCAACCGCCTGACCTTCGCCGTGGCGATCACCGGCAACTTCCTGGCCCTGCTCGACACCACGATCGTGAACGTGTCCCTCCACGACACAGCCGCCCACCTGGGCAGCATCAGCCAGGTCCAGTGGGTGGTCACCACCTACCTCATCGCGCTCGCCGCGTTGATGCCGGCGACGGGCTGGCTGGCCACCCGCTTCGGCGTCAAACGCGTCTTCGCGGCGGCCACCGGGCTGTTCATGCTGGGCTCGGTGGCCTGCGCGCTCAGCCAGGGGCTGCCCGAGCTGATCGCCGCCCGCGCCGTGTCGGGAGCCGCCGCCGGCGTGCTCGTCCCCGCGTCGACCATCCTCCTCACCCGGGGCGTTCCCCGTGAGCGACTGGGCCGCGTCCAAAGTCTCAACGGCAGCGTCATGCTGATCAGTCCGCTGCTGGGACCGACCATCGGAGGACTGCTGGTCCAGGCGGGAGGCTGGCGCGCGGTCTACGCGGTCAGCGTCCCGATCTGCCTCGCCCTCCTGATCGTGACCCTGCGGAGAGTCGCCGACGATCCTCGGCGGGCCGGGCGGGCCAAGCCCTTGGACGTCGTCGGGTTGCTCTCCTCCGCCACCTTCACGGTCTCCACGGTCCTCGCCGTCCACGCCTTCGCCGGGATCGCGTGGAGCCTGCGGCCGAACCTGCTCGTCCCCCTGGCGCTCGCCGCGGTCAGCGGCGTGGTCTTCGTCGTCCGCGAACTGCGCGCGCCCTTCCCCCTGCTGGACGTGCGCCTGTTCGCCCACCACGTCTATCGCACGGCCGCCGTCAACATCTTCTGCCTGGGTTTCGTCCTGTACTCGCCGATGATGCTCATCCCGCTGTACTTCCAGGCGGCCAGGGGCGAGACGCCCGTGACGACCGGACTCCTGATGTCCGCGGGCGGCATCGGCGTGGTCACGGCGTCCTGGCTGTGCCGGGTCCTGATGCGGCGGATCGGCGGGGGCGGCACCGTCATCGTGGGCGTCGTGCTCACCATGGTCGCCACCGTGCCGCTCACCGGCCTGACCTCGACCACGCCCTATCTCCTGCTCTGCGTGAGTCTCGCGGTCCGGGGCCTGGGCACCGGATTGACCATCGTCCCCGCGATGACCAGGGCCTTCCAGTCCATCCGCGCGGAGTCCATCCCCGACGCCTCCTCGCAACTCAACCTCATCCAGCGCATCGGGGGGTCCGTGGCACTGGCCGTGGGCACGGTGGTCCTGACCCGGGCAGCGCAACGGTTCGACGGCCTGACCCCCGACGCCTTCGCCTACTCCTTCGGCTGGCTGCTCGCCATCTACGGATTCACCCTCATCCCCGCCCTGGCCCTGCTCGTCGCGGACCGACGCGAGGCCCGCAGGACCGCCGCCGGGTGA